The proteins below come from a single Beutenbergia cavernae DSM 12333 genomic window:
- a CDS encoding FtsK/SpoIIIE domain-containing protein has translation MTNPAALLPACWSTPWHLAVVDGPDVGWCLPIVARARVVGRGVDADLTLEDPALSRRHVAVRLRGDAVQVRDLASANGTRALLPPRRPRRPRRADAAAPTSRGPAPGRTRRRRAGRAWRIVPPGTVLVAGGSRLEVRARPGRAAPDPPRPDAGLPVARLVTPLLMGLMSVPLLLSSVGSGPLPAWRLALLVAVPALLVVSVVAAVVGHRRERGRDPELPTPDPPTAPPDPPALALLAVRGGPLPEASGMLDVGTETIELDDAASLALVGAPAAVAAMARWVDAQLRLAGRTARVLVASSWHEVPADAGRVVEVGERHVRRVSAGWAEAIVAHLGRPAAPELPATVPLTDLLGARTGPEVLAAWRSPSGTLAAPIGVGAHGPHVLDLAADGPHALVAGTTGAGKSELLLAWILALTATHPPRDLALVLVDYKGGATFAAVADLPHVTGVLTDLDAAATGRALASLRAELRRRERAFALVGARDLPQYRARDPAERVSRLLVVVDEFRTLATELPGFVDGLVRLAAQGRSLGIHLVLATQRPAGAVTAEMRANIGVRICLRVLSSADSLDVVDAPDAAELPAAPGRALVRTTGLSEIQAAWSGGEHDGGPIASAVRHAARLAGELGHGELVDVRTPWAPPLPVDVRRPDVPGVLVTDLPEEQRLGTWSWEGAPLLVTGGPGSGRSTALASLLGARVRAGDHAHVIGRDLARLCPAVGLARGDHPTLGTVVGPEDPRRLARLVTVLESGGARPGTVLVVDDVETATEALDRVGGPGAGTDRLVSLLRRSASLGLRIAVAGAAPGTRWSALVRHHLALGVRDAGSAALAGIPRELVGVALFSGRGVLLGPDGPLAVQVVRDDGAWPTGGGAATPRLHALPDVVDLAALPPSDGEGLVIGVGGDDAGHVRVPLLPGRPWLVVGSPATGRTGVLDMVADLLGDSRRVVRVDPGTQTLPDSPPGVTWLVDDAESLLPEVSDALATLLAGRRERCVVVTTGEAAASSYRGVLAVVRDARTVLLLGSAAGSPAAGVDTRAARDPVLGHLPGRGVLVIGGRASPVQIARVGGSRR, from the coding sequence GTGACGAACCCCGCGGCGCTCCTCCCCGCGTGCTGGAGCACGCCCTGGCACCTGGCCGTGGTGGACGGGCCGGACGTCGGGTGGTGCCTCCCGATCGTGGCTCGGGCGCGGGTCGTCGGGCGGGGCGTCGACGCGGACCTGACGCTCGAGGACCCCGCCCTCTCCCGGCGGCACGTCGCCGTCCGCCTGCGCGGTGACGCGGTCCAGGTGCGGGACCTCGCCTCCGCCAACGGCACCCGCGCGCTGCTCCCGCCGCGACGGCCCCGCCGGCCTCGCCGCGCGGATGCGGCGGCGCCGACGAGCCGCGGCCCGGCACCGGGCCGCACGCGCCGACGCCGGGCCGGCCGCGCCTGGCGCATCGTCCCGCCCGGCACCGTTCTCGTCGCCGGGGGCTCTCGCCTCGAGGTCCGCGCGCGCCCCGGCCGCGCGGCACCCGACCCGCCGCGCCCGGACGCCGGACTGCCCGTGGCACGCCTCGTGACGCCGCTGCTCATGGGCCTCATGTCGGTTCCGTTGCTCCTCTCCTCCGTCGGGTCCGGGCCGCTCCCGGCGTGGCGCCTGGCGCTGCTCGTCGCCGTGCCCGCGCTGCTCGTGGTCTCCGTCGTGGCCGCGGTCGTCGGGCACCGGCGTGAGCGCGGCCGCGACCCCGAGCTGCCCACGCCGGACCCGCCGACGGCGCCACCCGACCCGCCGGCGCTCGCGCTGCTCGCCGTCCGCGGCGGACCCCTCCCCGAGGCGAGCGGCATGCTGGACGTGGGCACCGAGACGATCGAGCTCGACGACGCCGCGTCGCTCGCCCTCGTGGGCGCACCGGCGGCCGTGGCGGCGATGGCCCGCTGGGTGGACGCCCAGCTCCGGCTCGCCGGGCGCACCGCCCGGGTCCTCGTCGCGTCGTCCTGGCACGAGGTGCCGGCGGACGCGGGCCGCGTCGTCGAGGTCGGCGAACGCCATGTCCGCCGCGTGTCGGCCGGGTGGGCGGAGGCGATCGTCGCTCACCTGGGCCGGCCCGCGGCACCGGAGCTCCCCGCCACCGTCCCGCTCACCGACCTCCTCGGCGCACGGACCGGGCCGGAGGTCCTCGCCGCGTGGCGCTCCCCGAGCGGCACATTGGCGGCGCCGATCGGGGTGGGCGCCCACGGGCCGCACGTCCTCGACCTGGCCGCGGACGGCCCGCACGCCCTCGTGGCCGGGACCACCGGCGCCGGCAAGTCCGAGCTGCTGCTCGCCTGGATCCTCGCGCTGACCGCCACGCACCCGCCGCGCGACCTGGCGCTCGTCCTCGTCGACTACAAGGGCGGGGCGACGTTCGCCGCCGTCGCCGATCTCCCGCACGTGACGGGCGTGCTCACCGATCTGGACGCCGCCGCCACGGGCCGGGCGCTCGCGAGCCTCCGCGCGGAGCTGCGCCGCCGGGAGCGGGCGTTCGCGCTGGTCGGGGCGCGGGACCTCCCGCAGTACCGGGCCCGCGACCCTGCCGAGCGGGTGTCGCGCCTCCTCGTGGTCGTCGACGAGTTCCGGACCCTCGCCACCGAGCTGCCCGGGTTCGTCGACGGGCTCGTCCGCCTCGCCGCGCAGGGGCGTTCGCTCGGGATCCACCTCGTGCTCGCCACGCAACGCCCGGCGGGCGCCGTCACCGCCGAGATGCGCGCGAACATCGGGGTGCGGATCTGCCTGCGCGTGCTCTCGTCCGCCGACTCCCTCGACGTCGTCGACGCTCCCGACGCCGCCGAGCTGCCGGCCGCGCCCGGCCGCGCCCTGGTCCGGACGACGGGGCTCAGCGAGATCCAGGCCGCGTGGAGCGGCGGCGAGCACGACGGCGGTCCGATCGCCTCCGCCGTCCGGCACGCGGCGCGTCTCGCCGGCGAGCTCGGACACGGCGAGCTCGTGGACGTGCGCACCCCCTGGGCCCCTCCCCTGCCGGTCGACGTGCGGCGACCCGACGTGCCCGGCGTCCTCGTCACCGACCTCCCGGAGGAGCAACGGCTCGGAACCTGGTCGTGGGAGGGCGCACCCCTGCTCGTCACCGGCGGACCGGGCTCGGGGCGCAGCACCGCCCTGGCCAGCCTGCTCGGGGCGCGCGTGCGCGCCGGGGACCACGCGCACGTTATCGGCAGGGACCTCGCGAGGCTCTGCCCGGCGGTCGGGCTCGCGCGGGGTGACCATCCGACGCTGGGCACCGTCGTCGGGCCGGAGGACCCGCGGCGTCTCGCGCGGCTCGTCACGGTGCTCGAGTCCGGCGGTGCGCGGCCGGGGACGGTCCTGGTCGTCGACGACGTCGAGACCGCGACCGAGGCGCTCGACCGCGTCGGCGGCCCCGGCGCCGGCACGGACCGGCTCGTCTCGCTGCTGCGCCGGTCCGCGTCCCTCGGGCTCCGGATCGCCGTCGCCGGCGCGGCCCCCGGCACCCGGTGGTCGGCTCTCGTGCGCCACCACCTCGCGCTCGGGGTCCGCGACGCGGGGAGCGCGGCCCTGGCGGGGATCCCGCGCGAGCTCGTGGGGGTGGCCCTCTTCTCCGGGCGCGGGGTGCTGCTCGGGCCGGACGGCCCGTTGGCCGTGCAGGTCGTGCGCGACGACGGCGCGTGGCCGACCGGCGGCGGTGCGGCGACCCCGCGCCTGCATGCGCTGCCGGACGTCGTCGACCTGGCGGCGCTCCCGCCGTCGGACGGCGAGGGCCTCGTCATCGGGGTGGGCGGCGACGACGCAGGGCACGTCCGCGTCCCGCTGCTGCCCGGCCGGCCCTGGCTCGTGGTCGGCTCGCCCGCCACCGGCCGGACGGGCGTCCTCGACATGGTGGCCGACCTGCTCGGTGACTCCCGCCGCGTGGTCCGCGTCGACCCCGGGACGCAGACGCTGCCCGACTCGCCTCCCGGCGTGACGTGGCTGGTGGACGACGCCGAGTCGCTCCTGCCCGAGGTGTCCGACGCGCTCGCCACCCTGCTCGCCGGCCGCCGAGAGCGCTGCGTCGTCGTCACGACCGGCGAGGCAGCCGCCTCCTCCTATCGCGGGGTGCTCGCCGTCGTCCGCGACGCACGGACGGTGCTCCTGCTCGGATCGGCGGCCGGCTCCCCCGCCGCCGGCGTCGACACGAGGGCCGCCCGGGACCCGGTTCTCGG